The Stenotrophomonas sp. NA06056 genome segment CCTTCGTCTATGTATTCGTGCAGGGAAAATTCTTCACCCTGTTCTCGCTGCTGTTCGGTGCGGGCTTTGCGGTGATGGCCCAGCGCGCTGAAGCTGCCGGTCGCCTGTTCACGCCGTTTTACCTGCGGCGCAGCGCCGGGCTGCTGCTGATCGGCCTGTGCCACGCACTGCTGGTCTGGTCGGGCGACATCCTGGTGCTGTATGCACTGGCCTCGCTGCCGTTGCTGGCCTGCCGCGAATCACCGCGCAGCTGGCTGCCGTGGATGGGGCTGCTGGTATATGGACTGGGTATCGCGCTGATGCTGCTGGTCGGCGCGATGGTGTCGATGGCCACCCCGCAGGATCTGCAGAAGATGTTGGTCGATGCGCAGCAGGGCATCGACCAGCAACGCCTGGTGTACGGCCAGGGTGACTGGATGCAGGCCAACGTGCAGCGGCTGCATGAGTTCGGCGCGTCGCTGGGCGGCATGTTCATTTCCGGACCCGAAGTGCTGGGCATGTTCCTGCTGGGTGCCTGGTTCGCAGGCAGCGGCGCGTTGACCGCGCCTGAGCGTTTCCCGCGGTTGTATGCCGGCCTGCGCTGGGTCGCGCTGCCTCTGGGCCTGCTGGTCACCCTGGCGGGTGTGTGGTGGAAGCCCTATCTGGCGCCGGGCGTCTATGACCTGCCGACTACTGCGGCAATGGCACTGGTGGCCATGGGCGGCGTGCCGATGTGCCTGGGCTACCTGGCCTGGATCGTGCGCTGGCATGCGCATATGGGGTGGCTGGCGCCGGTCGGCCGGATGGCGCTGACCCATTACCTTGGCCAATCGGTGGTCTGCACGTTGCTGTTCTATCGTTACGGGCTGGGCTGGTTCGACGCAGTGCCACGTGCCTGGCAGCTGCTGTTTGCAGTGCTGCTGTTCGCTGCGCAGGTAGTGCTCAGTCATCTGTGGCTGCGCCGCTTCCGTTTCGGTCCGATGGAATGGTTGTGGCGCGCGATGACGTACCGGCAGTGGCCGGCCATGCGCCTCGGAGCCGGGCAGGGGTGATCGATGCAGGCCGCGCACATCGCTTCCTGCGTGGCTGCGTGCGTTGCCAAGTGCGCTACTGCATACCCTCACGTCTGGCCTGCAGCGGGCCATGGCATGCTCGCAGCAGCATGAGCGCCTGCGCCAGCCAGTTGCCCGTCGATCTTCTCTGCGGGCGCGCGCCCGCCATCGATCCTGTTTTCTGCCGACTCGAGCGATTCCGATGAACACTCCCTCTTATGACTACGATCTGATTGTCCTTGGCGGCGGTTCCGCGGGCTTGGCCGGGGCCATCCGCGCTGCGCAGCACGGCAAGCGTGTTGCCCTGCTGGAGCCTGGCGAACTGGGCGGTACCTGCGTGAATGTAGGCTGCGTGCCGAAGAAGGCGATGTGGCTGGCGGCCGATCTGGCCGAGCGCATCGGCCTGGCCAGCGCGATGGGCTTCGACGTTGAGGCACGCCCGGCGCTGTCGTGGAAGGAACTGGTGATCCACCGCCAGGCCTACATCAGCAACATCCACACCAGTTACCACAAGCGCCTGGATGAAACCGGCGTGGTGCGTATTCCGGCCCGTGGCCATCTGCTGGATGCGCACACTGTGGCGTGCAGTGACGGCGTGCAGTACAGCGCTGCACACATCCTCATTGCTACCGGCGCCCATCCGCAGCGGCCCGACATTCCCGGCGCCGAGCTGGGTCTGGTGTCCGACGATTTCTTCGACCTGCGTGCGGCACCGGCCGAGGTCGCCATCGTCGGCGGCGGCTACATCGCGGTGGAACTTGCCGGGCTGTTGCAGGCGCTGGGCAGCAGGGTGAGCCTGCTGGTGCGTGGCAGTCGCCTGCTGGAGCGCTTCGACTACGAGCTGACCGCGCAGCTGGCCGAGAACCTGCGCCAGCAGGGTGTCCGCATCCACTTCGATTACCGCCTGCGTGAGTTGAAGCGCGACGGCGAGCGCGTGCGCGCCTTCGGTCATGACGGCCCGATCGACAGCGTGTTCGACGCCGTCTTCTTCGCGACCGGTCGGCGCGGCAACAGCAAGGATCTCGGCCTGGAGGCACTGGGCATCGGCATCGGTGAACACCAGCAGGTAGCGGTGGACGAGTGGCAGACCACGGCGGTGCCGAGCGTGCATGCGGTTGGTGACATTGCAGGCAAGGTCGGTCTGACGCCGGTCGCCGTGGCGGCATCGCGACGCCTGATGGATCGGTTGTTTGGTGGTCGTCCGGAAGCGAAGATGGACTACGACAACGTGGCCAGCGTTGTGTTCTCGCATCCGCCGCTGGGCGCAGTGGGCATGAGCGAAGAAGACGCGCGTGCGCGCTTCGACCAGGTGACGGTGTACCACAGCCGTTTCCGGCCGATGCTGCAGGCACTGGCCAACGGTACCCAGCGCAGCCTGTTCAAGATGGTCTGTGCCGGGCCGGAAGAGCGTGTGGTGGGTGTACACCTGCTGGGCGAAGCGGCCGACGAGATCCTGCAGGGTTTTGCGGTGGCAGTGAAGATGGGTGCGACCAAGGCCCAGTTCGACGATACGGTGGCGATCCATCCGACGTCTGCCGAGGAAGTGGTGTTGATGCGCTGAGCCGGGCCGTTGTAGAGCCGAGCCATGCTCGGCTGCTTTTCGCCCAGGCATGGCGAAGCCGAGCGTAGGCTCGGCTCTACAGGGCACCGGCCGCCCCCATGCGACAATGGGCGCCGCCCATGCGTTTCCGGGCCGCCCCGCGCGGCTCGCCGTCGTCCTGATGTCCAACCCTGCTTCCCGCATCGCTACCGCTTCCCCACGCATCGCACTGGGAGGCATCGGCTTGGCTGCGATCGGCGCCATTGCCGCTTCGGGCAAGGCCATCATCGTCAAGCTGGGGCTGCGCCATGGCGTGGACGCCACTACGCTGCTGGCCCTGCGGATGCTGATGGCGCTGCCCCTGTTCGCGCTGATGGCTGTATGGGCGTCGCGCCGTGCGGAGCGGCTGTCCTGGGCTGACCGGGCACGCGTGCTGTGGCTCGGCTTCACCGGCTACTACCTGTCCAGCCTGCTCGATTTCCAGGGCCTGCAGTACATCAGCGTGACCCTGGAACGGTTGATCCTGTACTTGAACCCGACCCTGGTGCTGCTGATCAATGTGCTGCTGGCGCGGCAGCGGCCGGGGCGCTGGCAGATCGGCGCGCTGGTGCTCAGCTACCTCGGCGTGCTGATCGCGTTCGGCCATGACCTGCAGCGCGAAGGCGGGCAGATCATCCTTGGCAGCCTGCTGGTGCTGGGCAGTGCGCTCAGCTATGCGCTCTATCTGTTCGGCAGCGGCCAGGTGGTCGCCCGTATCGGCGCAGTGCGTCTGACCGCCTACGCCAGCTGCGTGGCCAGCGTGCTGGTGCTGCTGCATTTCACCATCACCCACCCACTGCCGTTGCTGTGGCAGGCACCGGCTGCGGTGCAATGGCTGTCGCTGATCAACGCGACGGTCTGCACGGTGCTGCCGGTGCTGGCGATCATGCTCGCGGTGCAGCGGGTCGGCTCGTCGCTGGCCGCGCAGGTGGGTATGCTGGGCCCGGTTTCCACCATCGTGATGAGCCTATGGCTGCTCGACGAACCGATGGGGCCGGCGCAGATCGCCGGCACCGTGCTGGTCCTGCTCGGCGTACTGCTGGTGACGCGGCTGCGCCGCTGACGCCGGAGCAGGCGCGTGCGCGCATCCTGGCGGTGATCCATGCCATTCCGCCGGGACAGGTGATGGGCTATGGCCAGGTGGCGATGCGCGCGGGCCTGCCCGGGCGTGCGCGCCTGACCGCGCGCATCCTTGGCCAGAATGAGGATCCGTCGCTGCCCTGGCACCGGGTGCTGCGTTCGGATGGGCGCATCGCCATGGCCGAAGGTTCGGCCGGCTGGCGTGAACAGTCGCAACGACTGCGTGCCGAGGGCGTTGTCGTGGAAAACGGCCGGGTGCGGATGCCTGCCGCCGATCCGGCGGCAGCGCTGGATGCCGCGGTGTGGGGCCCCGGCTGAGCGCCGCTGGCGACTGAACGGGCCGCGCCTGGGGGGCGGCAACAAGACACGGTGCTGCGGCTATGATGGGGGCCGTTCCATGCCGGTGTCCCCATGTTCCCGCGACTGCCAACCGTCACCAAGGCCCTGCTGATCGCCAACGCGATCCTGTTCCTGCTGCAGCAGCCGTTCCTGCTCGGCATGCAGACCTTCGAGCCGTTCATGCTGCAGCCACTGCAGCAGGGCTTCGATGCGTTCTCGCCGGGCGGAAACTTCCAGCCCTGGCAGCTGCTGACCTACGGCTTCCTGCACGGCAGCTTCGGCCACCTGTTCTTCAACATGCTGGCCGTCTTCATGTTCGGCGCGCCGCTGGAACAGACCTGGGGCGAGAAACGCTTCCTGCTGTACTACCTGGTGTGCGTGGTGGGCGCTGGCCTGTGCCAGTTGCTGGTCGGCACGATGCTCGACAATCCGGCTACGGTGCTGGGGGCGTCCGGTGGTGTGTTCGGCCTGCTGCTGGCTTACGGCATGCTGTTCCCCAACCAGCGGGTGATGCTGCTGTTCCCGCCGATCCCGATGAAGGCGCGTACGTTCGTGATCCTGTTCGGCGTGGGCGAGCTGGTGCTGGGCATGACCGGCTGGCAGCCGGGCGTGGCCCACTTCGCGCATCTGGGCGGCATGCTGTTCGGCTGGCTGCTGATCCGCTACTGGCGCGGCCAATCACCGTTCAACAAGCGTCGTCCCCCCGGCCCGCCGAAGCGCCCGAACCATCTGCGCAGCGTGAAGTGAGGCGCTACGCGCCGCGTTTCACGGCGGTAGGTGCCCACCTTGGTTGGCATGCGTTTCATGCATCTGCCAGCACCACCTGCGCCGCGTTGTGCCCGGGCGCGCCGGTCACCCCGCCGCCCGGATGCGTGCCCGAACCGCACAGGTACAGGCCGGGCAGGGCGCCGCGATAGCCGGCCTGGCCGACCATCGGTCGCGCCGAGAACAGCTGGTTGGCGCTGAGCGCACCGTGGAAGATGTCGCCGCCGATCAGCCCGAACGTCCGTTCCAGATCCAAGGGTGAAAGTACCTGTCGACCGAGCACGCTGTCGGCGAAGCCGGGGGCGTAGTGATCGACGGTCGCGATCATCAGGTCGGCGACGGTGTCGCGATGGTCGTCCCAGTGGCGGCCTTCGGGCAGCACCGGTGCCACGTGCTGGCAGAACAGGCTGGCCACATGTTGCCCTGGCGGGGCCAGCGAGTCGTCCAGCGTGCTCGGAATCAGCATCTCCACGATCGGCTCGCGCGACCAGCCAGCGCGGCGGGCATCCAGCCAGGCACGGTCCATGTAATCCAGGCTGGGCGCCATGATGATGCCGGCACTGAGGTGGTCGCCGGGGCCGGGCAGGGCGTGGAAATCGGGCAGTCGTGACAGCGCCACATTCATCCGGAACGTGCCCGAGCCGCAGCGCCAGTTCGCCATGCGTTCTCGGGTGGTGGCCGGAACCTGCGCAGGCTCGAGCAATTGTTCGTACAGCAGCTTTGGATTGACGTTGGCCACCACGGTACGTGCGCGCAGACACTCGCCATTTGCCAGTGCGACACCGACCACGCGTCCGTCTTCAACCAGCAGGCGTTGCACGCCCGCATCGACCCGCAGTTCGGCGCCAGCCGCACGCGCGGATGCGGCGATGGCCTGACTGATCGCACCCATGCCACCGATGGCATGGCCCCAGGCGCCCTTGACCCCGTTGCACTGGCCGAACACGTGATGCAGTAGTACGTAGGCGCTGCCTGGCGTGTAGGGGCTGGCGTAGTTGCCAACAATGCCATCGAAACCGAACAGGGCCTTGATCGGCTCGCTCTCGAACCAGCGATCCAGATACTCGGCGGCCGACAGCGTGAACAGATCCAGCAGTTCCTGACGCAATGCGGGATCGAGCGCGGCCAGCTCACGCCCCAGTCGGCCCATCTGCCACAACGCGGGCAGCGCGCGCCAGCCGGCCGTCACCCCGAGGTCGGGCGGCGGACGCAGCGCCCAGTCGCGCAGCACGTCGGCAAATACTTCCAGGCGCGCTTCATAAGCGGGCAGCGCCTGCGCATCGCGCTCGGAAAACTTCGCCACTTCCGCCTGGGTGCGGCCCGGCGCAGCCAGCAGGTAGCGACCCTCGGGCAGTGGCAGGAAGTTGTTGGCCGGCCGCGCGACAATGCGCAGCCCGTGCGCGTGCAGCTGCAGGTCCTCGATCACCTTCGGCTGCAGCAACGACACCGTGTACGAGGCCACCGAGTTGCGGAAGCCCGGGTGGAACTCCTCGGTGACAGCCGCGCCGCCCAGCACGCTACGGCGCTCCAGCACCAGCACCCGTTGCCCCGCGCGCGCCAGATACGCCGCACACACCAGCCCGTTGTGGCCGCCACCGACGATGATCGTGTCCCACGTCGTCATGCGCTGCGGATCGCCGCTTCGATGGTGGCGATGTCGATCTTCTTCATCGGCATCATCGCGTTGAAGGCACGCTTGGCCAGGGCCTTGTCCTTGCTGGTCACCGCTTCGATCAGCATGCGTGGGCTTATCTGCCAGGAAATGCCCCAGCGGTCCTTGCACCAGCCGCACTGGCTTTCCTGACCACCGTTGCCGACGATGGCATTCCACAGGCGATCGGTCTCGGCCTGGTCTTCGGTGGAAATCTGGAACGAGAACGCTTCGCTGTGCTTGAAGGCCGGGCCGCCATTGAGGCCGACGCAAGGGACGCCGCAGACCGTGAATTCTACGGTGAGGATGTCACCCTGCTTGCCGTCGGGAAAGTCGCCTGGCGCGTGATGCACCGCGGTTACTTCGCTGTCGGGAAAGGTCTTGGCGTAGAACGTGGCGGCCTCGAGCGCGCCGCTGTCGTACCAGACGCAGATGGTGTTCTTGTGAGCCATGGCGGGGCTCCGCAGTGGACGAAGGTGCAGCGATAGCACGCCCGGTGTTAATGCCGGATCGTGCTGCACTGCGGGAGCTGGCGGCGTCGCGTTACCATGGCCAAACGACACGACAGGGACGATGCGTGAAGATCCTGATTCTGGGTGGATATGGAGTGTTCGGGGGGCGTCTGGTCCGCTTGCTGGCTGACCTGCCGATGCTGCAGCTGCTGATCGCTGGCCGTAACCTGGCGGCGGCGCAGGCGTTCTGCGACAGCTATGTCGGGCATTCGACGCTGCGCCCGCTGCAGGTCGACCGGCAACAGCTGGCCACGGCGCTGCAGGCCGAGCGACCGGACCTGGTGGTGGATGCCTCCGGTCCATTCCAGGACTATGGTGAACACCGCTATGGCGCGATCGAAGCCTGCATCGCCGCGGGCATTGATTATCTGGACTTCGCCGATGCGGCGGACTTTGTATTCGGCGTTTCCCAGTACGACGTGCAGGCCAGGGCGGCCGGCATCTACGTACTGTCCGGCGTCAGCAGTTTCCCGGTGCTTACTGCTGCGGTGCTGCGTGAGATGGCCATGCACATGGAGATCGTCAGCGTGGAAGGCGGCATCGCGCCATCGCCCTATGCCGGCATTGGTCTGAATGTGATGCGTGCGGTCGTCGGCTATGCCGGTGCGCCGGTGAAGCTGCGCCGCAACGGTCGCGATGGGCATGGTATCGGCTTGGCCGAGAGTCGCCGTTTCACCGTCGCGGTGCCGGGACGGCTGCCGCTGCGCAACCTGCATTTCTCTCTGGTGGATGTGCCCGATCTGC includes the following:
- the gorA gene encoding glutathione-disulfide reductase → MNTPSYDYDLIVLGGGSAGLAGAIRAAQHGKRVALLEPGELGGTCVNVGCVPKKAMWLAADLAERIGLASAMGFDVEARPALSWKELVIHRQAYISNIHTSYHKRLDETGVVRIPARGHLLDAHTVACSDGVQYSAAHILIATGAHPQRPDIPGAELGLVSDDFFDLRAAPAEVAIVGGGYIAVELAGLLQALGSRVSLLVRGSRLLERFDYELTAQLAENLRQQGVRIHFDYRLRELKRDGERVRAFGHDGPIDSVFDAVFFATGRRGNSKDLGLEALGIGIGEHQQVAVDEWQTTAVPSVHAVGDIAGKVGLTPVAVAASRRLMDRLFGGRPEAKMDYDNVASVVFSHPPLGAVGMSEEDARARFDQVTVYHSRFRPMLQALANGTQRSLFKMVCAGPEERVVGVHLLGEAADEILQGFAVAVKMGATKAQFDDTVAIHPTSAEEVVLMR
- a CDS encoding MGMT family protein, with amino-acid sequence MAARRTDGAGADRRHRAGPARRTAGDAAAPLTPEQARARILAVIHAIPPGQVMGYGQVAMRAGLPGRARLTARILGQNEDPSLPWHRVLRSDGRIAMAEGSAGWREQSQRLRAEGVVVENGRVRMPAADPAAALDAAVWGPG
- a CDS encoding VOC family protein, giving the protein MAHKNTICVWYDSGALEAATFYAKTFPDSEVTAVHHAPGDFPDGKQGDILTVEFTVCGVPCVGLNGGPAFKHSEAFSFQISTEDQAETDRLWNAIVGNGGQESQCGWCKDRWGISWQISPRMLIEAVTSKDKALAKRAFNAMMPMKKIDIATIEAAIRSA
- a CDS encoding NAD(P)/FAD-dependent oxidoreductase: MTTWDTIIVGGGHNGLVCAAYLARAGQRVLVLERRSVLGGAAVTEEFHPGFRNSVASYTVSLLQPKVIEDLQLHAHGLRIVARPANNFLPLPEGRYLLAAPGRTQAEVAKFSERDAQALPAYEARLEVFADVLRDWALRPPPDLGVTAGWRALPALWQMGRLGRELAALDPALRQELLDLFTLSAAEYLDRWFESEPIKALFGFDGIVGNYASPYTPGSAYVLLHHVFGQCNGVKGAWGHAIGGMGAISQAIAASARAAGAELRVDAGVQRLLVEDGRVVGVALANGECLRARTVVANVNPKLLYEQLLEPAQVPATTRERMANWRCGSGTFRMNVALSRLPDFHALPGPGDHLSAGIIMAPSLDYMDRAWLDARRAGWSREPIVEMLIPSTLDDSLAPPGQHVASLFCQHVAPVLPEGRHWDDHRDTVADLMIATVDHYAPGFADSVLGRQVLSPLDLERTFGLIGGDIFHGALSANQLFSARPMVGQAGYRGALPGLYLCGSGTHPGGGVTGAPGHNAAQVVLADA
- a CDS encoding DUF418 domain-containing protein — protein: MTDLHAGCPVNTASPSLQPVASGERIALLDILRGFALLGILLMNIEALSGPLDLAFTGIDAHWQGIDYWADAFVYVFVQGKFFTLFSLLFGAGFAVMAQRAEAAGRLFTPFYLRRSAGLLLIGLCHALLVWSGDILVLYALASLPLLACRESPRSWLPWMGLLVYGLGIALMLLVGAMVSMATPQDLQKMLVDAQQGIDQQRLVYGQGDWMQANVQRLHEFGASLGGMFISGPEVLGMFLLGAWFAGSGALTAPERFPRLYAGLRWVALPLGLLVTLAGVWWKPYLAPGVYDLPTTAAMALVAMGGVPMCLGYLAWIVRWHAHMGWLAPVGRMALTHYLGQSVVCTLLFYRYGLGWFDAVPRAWQLLFAVLLFAAQVVLSHLWLRRFRFGPMEWLWRAMTYRQWPAMRLGAGQG
- a CDS encoding rhomboid family intramembrane serine protease, with the protein product MFPRLPTVTKALLIANAILFLLQQPFLLGMQTFEPFMLQPLQQGFDAFSPGGNFQPWQLLTYGFLHGSFGHLFFNMLAVFMFGAPLEQTWGEKRFLLYYLVCVVGAGLCQLLVGTMLDNPATVLGASGGVFGLLLAYGMLFPNQRVMLLFPPIPMKARTFVILFGVGELVLGMTGWQPGVAHFAHLGGMLFGWLLIRYWRGQSPFNKRRPPGPPKRPNHLRSVK
- a CDS encoding DMT family transporter — translated: MSNPASRIATASPRIALGGIGLAAIGAIAASGKAIIVKLGLRHGVDATTLLALRMLMALPLFALMAVWASRRAERLSWADRARVLWLGFTGYYLSSLLDFQGLQYISVTLERLILYLNPTLVLLINVLLARQRPGRWQIGALVLSYLGVLIAFGHDLQREGGQIILGSLLVLGSALSYALYLFGSGQVVARIGAVRLTAYASCVASVLVLLHFTITHPLPLLWQAPAAVQWLSLINATVCTVLPVLAIMLAVQRVGSSLAAQVGMLGPVSTIVMSLWLLDEPMGPAQIAGTVLVLLGVLLVTRLRR